TCCCATGTGAAGGCCTGATAATGGATTACATTTATAAAGACCAAGAGATAGAATTTGTGGGTGGAGTACTACGGGACCAGTGCCTTGAGCTTTTTGAGGAATTCTACAAGAAACCAGAATCAAAATACTTAGACGGTACGCTTCTTAAAGAATATACTCTTTATCATGCAAGAAAGTAGATTAGGAATCTGGCATCCTGTGATCTATTATCAATATAGGAGGGGCAATTGAAATCACAAACTGGCCTAAAGGTCCGGACTGTTCAGTTTAAACCCAATTCCAGGAACCTATTCTTCCACATCCTGACCCAGTGCAATCTACGCTGTAAACATTGTTACATCAATCAAGATGCCCAGGGAAAAGAGATATTAGATAGTGAAACTATATTTAATTGGTTAAAGATATTTGCAAATAGAGCTGTAAGTTTTGAAGAAATACCTTTAGAAGGGAATTTTAGATTTAAGGGGAAATTTAGGTTACCCCATGAACACGTTGCCGAACAGACTAACGTGATCTTTCTAGGAGGTGAACCTACTCTTAATCCCGCCTTGCCTGAGGCAATCAGGTATGCACGTGACCTAGGTTTTAGATCTATTACAGTGGATACAAACGGTTATCTGTTCCATGATTTTCTCAATAAGGTGACCCCTGGACTCGTGGATAATATTTGTTTCAGTCTTGATGGTAGCACTCCTCAAACTAATGATCCCATAAGGGGCCATGGGGCATTTGAACGGTGTACTCAGGGGATCAGAGAGGCCATTTCAGGCGGCTTTAATGTCAGCGTGATATTTACTGTAAGCATGTTAAACATCCATGACCTTGCAAGGATGCCACACCTTTTGCAGGAACTAGGAGTGGAGAATTTCTTTATCCAGGTAGTGGGGATAAGGGGGCGGCCAGCAAAAGAAGGAGACTATGGCCTTCAAGTTGGAAGGACTCTTTGGGAAGAAGTGGTACCAAAAGTTGCAAAGGAGGCTGCTTCCCTTGGGATTACAGTTACCTATCCTAAGGTCTATTTAGGTAAGAACGAAGATTTTTCATGTGCTGGTGTCGACGGCGAAAACTATTTTGTGTTTCCAAATGGTAGGGTATACATCTGTCCACTCTGTGAGGATCTTGCTGTTCATTCATTTGAAATCAAGGACAATGTGCTGAAACTTCGTCCCCCTATTACGGAGTTAGACCTCATTGCCCTAAATATCCCTGAGGGGTGCGTGATGAATAAAATACTTCATCCAGAGAATATCCCCTATGGAGAATCTGGTGAAGTATTGGCAAAGGTCGCCTGCTGTATGCTCAAGGAAGAGGTGAGGCCAGGATGAGGTTTAAATCTACATCGCTTTTAATCAGCCCCTGATGTTTCATTATCAATAATGTGTTTTTCCAGGCCTCCCCATTTATTTCACCAACTTTGCCCGAAGGGCTGAGGACTATTTTGCGGGTTTCCTCTATCTGTCTTCTCAAAATTTCTTCTGGGGTGTCAGAGGCATATTTTTTTAGTACTTTAACGGCCTCATCTTCATTCTTTGGATCTAAGGCCTCAATCCACCCAGTTAGGACGGCATTTTTAAATTTTTCTACTATATCCTTTTGGGTCTTGAACATCTTTTCAGATGTCACAAGGCAATTTGCCACGAAAGAAATTCCAAACGAATGAGGGTCAACGAATTTAGGAGTCTGGTCTTGAGCGAAAATTTTTTTAGACAAAAAAACACCCTGGGTATTTCTGTATACAGGCCAAAGATCGACTTCCCCCCTCCAAAATGGCGCATAATCATAATGGACCGCATAAAGCGTGAGATCTTTTTCAGTGAACCCATACTTTGCCATGATTGCCCTCATAATGGTTTCATCATTTCCTCCAAACGTTACACCAATTGTCTTACCTTTTAGGTCGAGCGCTCTGTTGAC
This is a stretch of genomic DNA from Dissulfuribacter thermophilus. It encodes these proteins:
- a CDS encoding radical SAM protein, which encodes MKSQTGLKVRTVQFKPNSRNLFFHILTQCNLRCKHCYINQDAQGKEILDSETIFNWLKIFANRAVSFEEIPLEGNFRFKGKFRLPHEHVAEQTNVIFLGGEPTLNPALPEAIRYARDLGFRSITVDTNGYLFHDFLNKVTPGLVDNICFSLDGSTPQTNDPIRGHGAFERCTQGIREAISGGFNVSVIFTVSMLNIHDLARMPHLLQELGVENFFIQVVGIRGRPAKEGDYGLQVGRTLWEEVVPKVAKEAASLGITVTYPKVYLGKNEDFSCAGVDGENYFVFPNGRVYICPLCEDLAVHSFEIKDNVLKLRPPITELDLIALNIPEGCVMNKILHPENIPYGESGEVLAKVACCMLKEEVRPG
- a CDS encoding ABC transporter substrate-binding protein gives rise to the protein MVKKTYYWIVLFLVVASVISNLGCSRKEENKSQVTQAHYTYRLKWLFNASTLGELWAQEKGIFKKFGLNVELKEGGAETDALTEIELGRAHFAVASSDQIIRAASKGARPVVIAQLFQKNPLQWIYISEKTKVNRALDLKGKTIGVTFGGNDETIMRAIMAKYGFTEKDLTLYAVHYDYAPFWRGEVDLWPVYRNTQGVFLSKKIFAQDQTPKFVDPHSFGISFVANCLVTSEKMFKTQKDIVEKFKNAVLTGWIEALDPKNEDEAVKVLKKYASDTPEEILRRQIEETRKIVLSPSGKVGEINGEAWKNTLLIMKHQGLIKSDVDLNLILASPLP